One segment of Heterodontus francisci isolate sHetFra1 unplaced genomic scaffold, sHetFra1.hap1 HAP1_SCAFFOLD_2385, whole genome shotgun sequence DNA contains the following:
- the LOC137359193 gene encoding uncharacterized protein produces MLEQLQKHSTSHSGFQPNSQIGEEMSSNSFIKQYLEKQHELLRQRLEREARGAIEAEEVESDSESTDALNPTAHHSDTQPGPELQELPAHRVKAFGRQVLRADGGILFRSSCNVSLDHTRRAMVQQHLESNTALLENEHAKKQAIISSPFKKLTERSENRQLIAVELVDAFASADIPLEKLDHPKLRVFIQRHVQNGGFLPSANKLRQDYLPKGFAAHCGEVKSQINACESFAIICDESTDDQDNYVLRVLFDFMSGKAEDVQSGKLTTVLADCVRLEAVNYTTISQTIIKTICKYGADFNKVSAFISDNATYMIKSFKSVLQGVMPNAVYITCNALIISLVTELWKSEFGKVDKLVSYFKKIFKHCPSRKLRYRQHIANMAEIGEQNFALPPEPVITHWNSWFRAVQHHAAHLKYYSDFISEELTLTPKAQVLTDIVTLLNNAQLNEEVQFVAKNATRFLDIITWFESRHITIHKAYNKVMDVLFWAEAESNEQHSDDAELNACAQRVFSCTAKKLKQYYSYGEESSGDEKAAQRFQQPSAAFLKAVRIFDPAQMHLLMMDLNSLDAIPGFDKNCRLEIPTYKSIAKEADCTLPVLQFWNSAEYRIPYLAKLARRCLTIPTNSADADRVVSKHGLCSQCRDRD; encoded by the exons AGGTAGAATCGGACAGCGAGAGTACGGACGCACTGAATCCAACCGCCCATCACTCTGACACGCAACCTGGCCCAGAGCTACAGGAgctaccag CACACCGAGTGAAAGCATTTGGAAGACAAGTCCTGCGTGCCGATGGTGGAATACTATTTCGttcaagctgcaatgtttcattggatcacacacggCGGGCAATGGTTCAGCAGCACTTAGAGTCCaacaccgcactgctggaaaatgaacacgCAAAAAAACAAGCAATAATTTCATCTCCATTTAAGAAGTTGACAGAGAGGTCAGAAAATCGTCAGTTGATTGcagtggaacttgtggatgcttttgcaagtgctgacataccattggaaaaacttgatcacccaaagctgcgggtGTTCATTCAACgacatgtgcaaaatggtggtttcttgccaagtgcaaataaactacgacaggactACCTACCGAAGGGTTTTGCTGCGCATTGTGGGGAggtgaagtctcagattaacgcatgtGAGTCCTTTGCAATCATTTGCGATGAGTCTACTGATGAtcaagacaactatgtgctgcgtgttttgtttgattttatgtccggtaaggctgaagatgtacagtcaggaaagctaacaacagtgctcgcagactgcgtccgcttagaagctgttaattacaccacaaTTTCCCAAACGATAATCAAAACCATTTGCAAATACGgggcagatttcaacaaagtgtctgctttcattagtgacaatgcaacttacatgataaaatctttcaaatctgtgctccaaggtgtaatgcctaatgctgtctatattacatgtaatgcacttataatttctcttgtcactgagctgtggaaaagtgagtttggtaaagtcgacaaactggtcagctactttaaaaagatcttcaaacactgccctagccgcaagcttcgatacaggcaacacattgcaaatatGGCTGAAATTGGAGAACAGAACTttgcccttcctccagagccagtgaTTACACATTGGAATTCCTGGTTTCGGGCAGTACAgcatcatgcagctcacctgaaatactactcagacttcatctcagaagagctcacactgacaccaaaagcacaggttttaacagacattgtaacccttctaaacaatgctcagcttaatgaggaggttcagtttgttgccaagaatgcgacACGATTTTTGGAtataatcacttggtttgaatctcgacacatcacaatccacaaagcttataATAAAGTCATGGACGTGCTGTTCTGGGCTGAAGCCGAGTCAAACGAACAACACTCTGATgacgctgaattaaatgcctgtgctcaacggGTGTTTTCTTGCacggcaaagaagctcaaacaatattactcctATGGGGAAGAGTCAAGTGGTGATGAAAAAgcggctcagaggtttcaacaaccttccgCGGCCTTCCTGAAAGCTGtgcgtatctttgaccctgcacaaatgcatctGTTGATGATGGACTTAAACTCGCTTGAtgcgattcctggctttgacaagaactgtagactGGAGATTCCTACTTATAAAAGCAtcgcaaaagaagcagattgtactttgcctgtgctgcagttttggaactctgcggAATACAGAATCCCCTACCTTGCAAAGCTAGCACggcgctgtctgacaattccaacaaactctgcagATGCGGACAGAGTTGTGTCTAAACATGGACTGtgttcacagtgcagagacagggactga